A region from the Dendropsophus ebraccatus isolate aDenEbr1 chromosome 1, aDenEbr1.pat, whole genome shotgun sequence genome encodes:
- the TSPAN17 gene encoding tetraspanin-17 isoform X1 has protein sequence MSGKHQHFKGPEVSCCVKYFLFGFNIVFWLLGAAFLAIGLWAWAEKGVLSNISSITDLGGFDPVWLFMVTGAVMFVLGFAGCIGALRENTSLLKFFSVFLGLIFFLELTAGILAFVFKDWIKDQLNFFINNNVKAYRDDIDLQNLIDFAQEYWSCCGAHGPNDWNLNIYFNCTDSNPSRERCGVPFSCCVKDPAEDVPNTQCGYDVRLKLELEQQSYIYTKGCVGQFEKWLQDNLIVVAGVFVAVALLQNSVKSVSKHAISHWCSLVAIHGTSGLVKGPLL, from the exons TTGTTGGGGGCCGCTTTCCTGGCTATTGGCTTATGGGCATGGGCAGAAAAG GGTGTTCTTTCCAACATCTCCTCCATCACAGACCTGGGTGGCTTTGACCCTGTTTGGCTCTTCATGGTGACCGGGGCTGTTATGTTTGTGCTGGGATTCGCTGGCTGCATTGGAGCACTACGGGAGAATACATCTCTGCTAAAATTT TTCTCAGTCTTCCTTGGGCTGATCTTTTTCCTTGAGCTGACAGCAGGGATTTTGGCCTTCGTATTTAAAGACTGGATAAAAGATCAGCTTAACTTCTTCATTAATAACAATGTTAAGGCATATCGTGACGATATAGACCTGCAGAACCTCATTGATTTTGCTCAGGAATAT TGGTCCTGCTGTGGTGCTCATGGACCCAATGACTGGAACCTCAACATTTACTTCAATTGCACAGATTCTAATCCGAGCCGAGAACGCTGTGGGGTGCCGTTCTCTTGTTGTGTGAAGGACCCTGCG GAGGATGTCCCCAATACGCAGTGTGGATATGACGTGAGACTAAAGCTG GAGCTGGAGCAACAGAGTTATATATATACTAAAGGATGCGTAGGTCAATTTGAGAAATGGCTGCAAGACAACTTAATAGTAGTTGCCGGAGTATTCGTTGCAGTTGCTTTATTGCAG AATTCTGTAAAATCTGTGTCTAAACACGCCATAAGTCACTGGTGCTCTCTTGTGGCAATACATGGCACATCAGGccttgtaaaaggacccttactttaA